Proteins from a genomic interval of Zingiber officinale cultivar Zhangliang chromosome 2A, Zo_v1.1, whole genome shotgun sequence:
- the LOC122042509 gene encoding serine/threonine-protein phosphatase 4 regulatory subunit 3B-like, with the protein MHCQFLEIIRILIDSYGGTSGSQRDAIVDIFYEKHLPLLLDVIASSCPPQNSSCSITNRPGSITATKPEILANICELLCFCVIHHPCRIRGGFLVNNAIEKVLCLTRRREKFLVVSAVRFMRTIVSCNDEHLLRHIARNNILRPVIEAFIENGDRYNMLHSGVLELLEYIRRENVKVLVLHIVDSFWDKLMKFRHLGTIQSLKIKQEQLLENPETKNAATSIEPRSQTEQRALEKEEEDYFNEDSDEEDSAAGFSQSRNQHARAKMPNGIKDHSSFRPGSVGLVDYDDDDEDYNPPPKKSDTSTEDDVTFSKIKRRSANLHENKDRKSEPTKKQKLDIRVNDGKAAVSSASASCSDNNAQSGSNEVDKLAVKVSSKSVVINHLAEAPETRQSSGEDSPSIPPNSSLSKGVPNG; encoded by the exons ATGCATTGCCAGTTTCTTGAAATTATTCGAATATTGATTGACTCATATGGTGGTACCTCAGGTTCACAG AGAGATGCAATTGTAGACATCTTCTACGAAAAGCATTTGCCTCTGTTATTGGATGTCATAGCATCATCTTGTCCTCCACAAAACAGTTCCTGTTCAATCACCAACCGACCTGGATCTATTACGGCAACTAAGCCAGAAATTTTAGCTAACATTTGTGAGCTTCTATGCTTCTGTGTGATTCATCATCCTTGTAGAATAAG GGGTGGTTTTCTTGTGAATAATGCCATAGAGAAAGTCTTGTGTCTTACACGCAGAAGGGAGAAGTTTCTGGTTGTGTCTGCTGTTCGCTTCATGCGTACTATTGTTTCCTGTAAT GATGAGCATCTTCTTCGCCATATTGCAAGAAATAATATTTTGAGACCAGTGATTGAGGCATTTATCGAGAATGGTGATCGCTACAATATGCTACATTCTGGTGTACTGGAACTTCTTGAGTATATCCGAAGG GAGAATGTAAAGGTTCTTGTCTTGCACATAGTTGATTCTTTTTGGGATAAGCTGATGAAATTTCGACACCTGGGGACTATTCAATCCCTAAAGATCAAACAAGAGCAG CTGCTGGAGAATCCGGAGACTAAGAATGCTGCTACCAGCATTGAACCTAGAAGTCAGACTGAGCAACGAGCTCTTGAAAAGGAGGAGGAAGATTACTTCAATGAGGACAG CGATGAAGAGGACTCAGCTGCTGGTTTTTCTCAATCAAGAAACCAGCATGCACGAGCAAAGATGCCAAATGGAATCAAGGATCACTCATCTTTCAG GCCTGGATCTGTTGGACTTGTTGactatgatgatgatgatgaggactATAATCCACCACCAAAAAAATCTGATACTTCTACGGAGGATGATGTGACATTTTCGAAGATCAAGCGTAGGTCTGCCAACCTGCACGAGAACAAAGACAGGAAGTCCGAGCCAACAAAGAAACAGAAGCTGGATATACGAGTAAATGATGGTAAGGCTGCTGTTTCTTCTGCAAGTGCATCCTGCAGTGATAACAATGCGCAGAGTGGTTCAAATGAAGTGGACAAACTAGCTGTAAAAGTCTCTTCAAAATCTGTAGTTATTAATCATCTGGCTGAAGCTCCTGAAACTAGACAATCTAGCGGAGAGGATTCTCCATCAATACCACCCAATAGTTCCTTGTCAAAGGGTGTTCCTAATGGCTAG